The window GGGCCGGCCGCCTCGGCCTCCGCGCGCGAATCGAGGAGCAGCACGCCCTTGCCTGCCGCCAGACCGTCCGCCTTGAGGACGACCCGCTCGCCGGCCTCCGCCAGCGCCGCGCTCAGCTCGGCGGGCGTGGCGACGGCCCAGGCCCGCGCGGTCGGCAGGCCGTGGCGTTCGCAGAAGGCCTTCGCGAAGAGCTTGGAGCCCTCGAGCCGGGCGCCGTCGGCCCCCGGGCCGAAGACGGCCAGGCCGCGGGCGCGGAGGGCGTCGGCCAGGCCGGCGACCAGGGGGGCCTCGGGCCCGATGACGACGAGATCGGGCGCGATGGCGGCGAGCGCCGCGGCCTGGGCGGCGACGTCCGCCGCGCCGGCCAGGGCCGGGCTCTCCAGCGTCCAGCCGGCCAACGCGGTGCCGCCGTTGCCCGGCCAGACCGACAGTGTCTCGACGGCGGGCGAGCTCGCCAGCCGCCAGGCCAGCGCGTGCTCCCTGCCGCCGGCGCCGATGACGACGACGCGCATGGGCGGTCCTTTCTCTGCTGAATTCCGACTCTAGCCGGAACCGGGCGCCACGACAACCAGAATTCCCGTCAGTCGCGCCGGAAGGGCCGGCCGAGGGCGGCCGGCGGCCGGCTGCGCCCGATCGCCCCGGCGAGGGCGACCATCGTCAGCAGGTAGGGCAGCATCTGCACGAAGCGCAGCGGCAGCCAGGGCAGCTGGAGCTGACCCTGCAGGGACTCGGCGAAGCCGAACAGCAGGCAGGCTGCCAAGAGGCCGCCCGGCCGCCAGCGCCCGAAGATGAGAGCGGCGAGGGCGATGTAGCCCCGGCCCGCGCTCATGTTCTTGACGAAGTAGCCGGCGCCGAGGCTGAGGAAGGCGCCGCCGAGGCCGGGCAGCGCGCCGCTGAGCAGCACCGCGGCCAGGCGCAGGCGCAGGACCGAGAGCCCCAGCGAGGCCACCGCTTCCGGGTGCTCCCCCGCCGCCCGCAGGCGCAGGCCGAAGCGCGTGGCGAAGAGCAGCCAGCCGCAGGCCGGCACGGCGGCCAGCGCCAGCCAGGTCAGGGGCGGCAGCTCGACGAGGAGCTGTCCCAGCCCGCGCTCGCCGCCCGGAGCCGCGAGCGCGATGCGCGGGGAGTTGGCGCCGCTGCCGTAGAGCAGCCACATGAGGAACTCGGTGGCGCCCATCGCGAGCATGTTGAGCGCGACACCGCTGACGATCTGGTCGACACCGAAGCGCAGAGTGACGAGCGCGTGCAGCGCGGCGAGCAGGAGGCCACCGAGCATCGCCGCGAGCAGGGCCGCCGCCAGCGAGCCGGTGGCGATGGCCGCGGCCGCCGCGCTGAAGGCGCCGACGAGCAGGATGCCCTCGAGGGCGATGTTCACGACGCCCGCGCGCTCGGAGAACATCCCGCCCAGGCCGGCGAAGAGGAGCGGCGTCGCCGTGCGCAGCGTGCCGAGCAGGAGGCCGAGGAGGATGCTCATGACGCCCTCCGCCGTCGCCGCCGCGCCCGCGCCGCCAGCTCGCCGATGCTCACCACGGCGAGGATGATCAGGGCCTGCAGGACCACCACCAGCTCGCGCGGCACCTCCGTGAAGATGTCGATCTCCAGGGCGCCCGTGCTGAAGAAGCCGAAGAGCAGCGCGGCGAGCAGGATGCCCAGCGGGTGATTGCGGCCCATCAGCGCGACGGCGATGCCCAGGAAGCCCAGGCCCGAGGAGAAGTTGTCCAGGAAGCGATGCCGGTAGAGCAGAACGTCGTGCACGCCGACGAGGCCGGCGAGGGCGCCGCTCATCGCCATCGCCTGCCAGGTGACGCGCCCGACCGGAATGCCGGCCTGCCGCGCCGCCTCCGGCCCCTGGCCCACGGCGCGCAGCCGGTAGCCCGCCACGCTCCAGCGCAGGAGTGCCCAGACGGCGAGCGCCGCGGCCAGCGCGATGAGCAGCGAGGGGCCGAGCGGGTTGGCGGGCGAGAGACCGAGCGCCCGCCCCGCCGCGCTCTCGGCGAAGGGGTGCAGGTGATAGCTGGCCGCGATGCGCGGCGTGTGCGGGATCATCTGGCCGGGCTCCTTCAGGTACCGCTGGACGAGGTAGCCCGTCAGCCCGACGGCGATGAAGTTGAGCATGATCGTGTTGATCACCTCGTGGACGCCGAAGCGGGCGCGCAGCCAGCCGGGAATGGCGCCCCAGAGCGCGCCGCCGAGGGCCGCGGCGAGGACGGCCGCCGGCAGCGCCAGCCAGCGCGGCAGGCCGGGCAGGGCGAGGGCGAGGCCGGCGGCGCAGAAGGCGCCGACGTAGAGCTGGCCCTCGGCGCCGATGTTGAAGAGCCCGCCGCGGAAGGCCCAGGCCACGCTGAGCCCGGTGAGGACGAGCGGCGTGGCGTCGAAGAGGACGCGGGCGAAGCCGTCGAGGGAACCCAGGCCCTGCCGGAAGAGCAGGGGCAGCACGGCCGCCGGCGACTCGCCGATGGCGGCGACGATGCCGGCGCTCACGGCGAGGGCGAACGCGAGGGCGGCCAGCGGCGGCCACAGCGAGCCGCCGAGCGCCGCGAGGGCGCGCGCGAGGGCGACCCTAGTCACCGTCCGCTCCCTTCGCACCGGTCATCCAGAGGCCGAGTTCGGCGGCGTCCACGGCCGCCGCCGGGAAGACGGCCCGCAGGCGGCCCTTGTAGAGCACGCCGATGCGGTCGCTGAGCGAGAGCAGCTCGGGCAACTCGGACGAGATCAACAGGATGGCCAGCCCCTGCTCGCGCAGGGCGAGGAGCTGGCGGTGGATGGCCTCGATCGCCCCGACGTCGACGCCGCGCGTCGGCTGCGAGGCGACGAGGACCCGCGGCGCGGCATCCAGCTCGCGGGCGAGCACGAGCTTCTGCTGGTTGCCGCCCGACAGCTCGCGCGCGGGCTGGGCGAGGCTCTCCACGCGCAGGTCGTAGGCCGCCGCCCGCCGGCGCGCGAGGGCGTCCACGCGCGCCGGGCGCAGCCAGCCGGCACGGCTGAGCGCGGGCGCGTCCTCCTGACCCAGGATGAGGTTCTCTCGCAGGCTCATCGGCAGGACGAGGCCGCTTCTCTGGCGGTCCTCCGGGATCTGGCGGATGCCGGCCGCGCGCGCGCGCCGCGGGTCGAGGGGCGGCAGCGGCTCCCCGTCGAGGGCGATCGTCCCCGCGTCGGGCAGGCGCAGGCCGGCGAGGATCTCGGCCAGCTCGCGCTG is drawn from bacterium and contains these coding sequences:
- a CDS encoding phosphoribosylamine--glycine ligase (catalyzes the formation of N(1)-(5-phospho-D-ribosyl)glycinamide from 5-phospho-D-ribosylamine and glycine in purine biosynthesis); its protein translation is MRVVVIGAGGREHALAWRLASSPAVETLSVWPGNGGTALAGWTLESPALAGAADVAAQAAALAAIAPDLVVIGPEAPLVAGLADALRARGLAVFGPGADGARLEGSKLFAKAFCERHGLPTARAWAVATPAELSAALAEAGERVVLKADGLAAGKGVLLLDSRAEAEAAGP
- a CDS encoding ABC transporter permease gives rise to the protein MRRERTVTRVALARALAALGGSLWPPLAALAFALAVSAGIVAAIGESPAAVLPLLFRQGLGSLDGFARVLFDATPLVLTGLSVAWAFRGGLFNIGAEGQLYVGAFCAAGLALALPGLPRWLALPAAVLAAALGGALWGAIPGWLRARFGVHEVINTIMLNFIAVGLTGYLVQRYLKEPGQMIPHTPRIAASYHLHPFAESAAGRALGLSPANPLGPSLLIALAAALAVWALLRWSVAGYRLRAVGQGPEAARQAGIPVGRVTWQAMAMSGALAGLVGVHDVLLYRHRFLDNFSSGLGFLGIAVALMGRNHPLGILLAALLFGFFSTGALEIDIFTEVPRELVVVLQALIILAVVSIGELAARARRRRRRAS
- a CDS encoding ABC transporter permease, producing the protein MSILLGLLLGTLRTATPLLFAGLGGMFSERAGVVNIALEGILLVGAFSAAAAAIATGSLAAALLAAMLGGLLLAALHALVTLRFGVDQIVSGVALNMLAMGATEFLMWLLYGSGANSPRIALAAPGGERGLGQLLVELPPLTWLALAAVPACGWLLFATRFGLRLRAAGEHPEAVASLGLSVLRLRLAAVLLSGALPGLGGAFLSLGAGYFVKNMSAGRGYIALAALIFGRWRPGGLLAACLLFGFAESLQGQLQLPWLPLRFVQMLPYLLTMVALAGAIGRSRPPAALGRPFRRD